A stretch of DNA from Nymphalis io chromosome 22, ilAglIoxx1.1, whole genome shotgun sequence:
cTTATTTATTTGAAGTAATTAACTTATTACCTAAACATGAGaacataaattaatgaatatgaaaagttctatataattaatgtgAATATACGaaaaccaatatatattttaattagatacaTTACACATcttgattaataaatacatcCCTGGTTTTcccatttgttttatattacggtaatgttaaaaaaaatgttgccagcacaaaaataaacagtaattaaatatttttttaaataccacaTTTTGCTATGAgtataaatttttacataaatcattttttttttatattaactttaaacttaAACAGCCTTAATCTATTTGTTGATAAATATCTGTATTTTTCTTTGATCTTTTTATCTTTACAGGATGTTGGGGTACACATTGAGAACATAACCGATTCAATTCTTGGAAGTAAAGCCACAAGAAATAGTCATGATTGCAGTGGACTACATACAAAATAGAATATGAAAGTAATGTCAAGTGGTCAGACATGAGAAATTGTTATGTGGCTTTAGAACATGGGTGCAACAATATATTAGCACATGATAATTACATTTAAGcttaattaatcttatatataagcAGACTAGTCCAATGTGTTCTGAATGACAATTAATATGAATTCCCGATCCGGTGCAATCAATATCTCGTGCCTTCTACTTCTCACCCTTAAAAATGTCAGCTCATTTGTAGAATCCTGAAAGTTTTGATTTTAAGTTAAACCTGTTTGTTTTTAGTAAAATGCGTAGATTATGTgggtaatgtatttttaataaatcaattttagaatttaatctgaataaatatgcttatattatatataaggctataataactaaaatgagacaaaaaaatacattttaaaaagttaatttaccaTTTCACGGACAACATTTTTAGCTTTTTCTGTAAGTTGACCGATTAATCCGGCATACAGAACAGAATTTGCGTTATCCAAAGAACTCTTAATTGGAATACCTGCAAAAGACAGTAAGTATTAAgtcatgaaataatttattaatttatttgtttagtggATCAATATTATGACAAGTTActaaggtaataaataaattgatcaaACCTTCGTGGTTAACGATGACGACACCGATTACACCTTTATGGGCTTGAATTCTTTTGATAGTTTCCTCTACTTCGGTCGCCTGAAACATAAAACGATGTATTCACATGCAAATAAACGAGTTATTGTTAAAAGTTATGTTTATACCATTTTTAAAATCGTTTACAATCGTAAAGCTTAAAGTTATGTTTGGAATCGGATGTACTCCTGTTagtgttactttc
This window harbors:
- the LOC126777129 gene encoding dynein light chain roadblock-type 2-like yields the protein MATEVEETIKRIQAHKGVIGVVIVNHEGIPIKSSLDNANSVLYAGLIGQLTEKAKNVVREMDSTNELTFLRVRSRRHEILIAPDREFILIVIQNTLD